In Stigmatella erecta, a genomic segment contains:
- a CDS encoding redoxin domain-containing protein, protein MKRALTAFALTTALGLAGPALAADTAEVGKPAPDFKLKDEAGKEHSLSQYKGKLVVLEWTNPGCPFVQRHYGANTMETTLKGYDANKVVWLAVDSTSSNTADKSASWKKTEGFTYPVLLDTEGKVGHAYNAKTTPHMYVIDEKGVLRYAGAIDDDPRGKKDTDVNYVKTALDALTTGKAVPTATSEPYGCTVKYKS, encoded by the coding sequence ATGAAGCGTGCCCTCACTGCGTTCGCGCTCACCACCGCCCTCGGTCTGGCCGGCCCTGCCCTGGCCGCCGACACCGCGGAGGTGGGCAAGCCCGCCCCCGATTTCAAGCTGAAGGACGAGGCCGGCAAGGAGCACTCGCTGTCCCAGTACAAGGGCAAGCTGGTGGTGCTCGAGTGGACCAACCCCGGCTGTCCCTTCGTCCAGCGCCACTACGGCGCCAACACCATGGAGACCACCCTGAAGGGCTATGACGCCAACAAGGTGGTGTGGCTGGCGGTGGACTCCACCTCCAGCAACACGGCGGACAAGTCGGCCTCCTGGAAGAAGACCGAGGGCTTCACCTACCCGGTCCTTCTGGACACCGAGGGCAAGGTGGGCCACGCCTACAACGCGAAGACCACCCCGCACATGTACGTCATCGATGAGAAGGGCGTGCTGCGCTACGCGGGCGCCATCGACGATGACCCGCGCGGCAAGAAGGACACGGACGTGAACTACGTGAAGACGGCGCTGGATGCGCTCACCACGGGCAAGGCCGTGCCGACCGCCACCTCCGAGCCGTACGGCTGCACCGTGAAGTACAAGAGCTGA
- a CDS encoding protein-disulfide reductase DsbD family protein, with product MTRRCRAMWAGVLLWAGSAVAWAELPASAVRSGAPDEGEPRVEAALLVDATQVKPGDAFRVGVRFRMDPDWHIYWKNPGDSGLSTEVSWDTPGTTVGELRWPFPATFRTPDNFIITHGYHHEVILFAEARASAQAEGALTLSAAVDALVCAERCIPAEMVLSRSVPVGPETLRDVEATAAFDAFQAQVPLGEEAAVHTASLTLDAPTLQAGQPFTGTLTVAAREGQGPVPGVEGDFFVSERLPGIAKVALTQQAPGRYRLEGKAEPGEPPAEAPRLQGVLRLGTAQAGFQSLEVNLAMAPVVPAPPGAVAAAPAPAPAFPKPGAAPVAAAPAESPLSLGVALLFAFLGGAILNLMPCVFPVLALKAYGFTRLVQEDRRHVGMHALAYTGGIVGSMGVLAAVVLAVRAGGASVGWGFQFQEPLFVAGVSAVLVAFALNLFGVYHLGADGTAIAGKVDATSGLARSAGEGVLAVVLATPCSAPLLGTAVGFAFAAGPLTVVATFVALGLGLALPFCVLVMVPGLAKRLPKPGAWMEVGKQLLGFALLGTTVWLLWVMGGLAGVDGMARLLAFLVAVALGAWLYGRSQFTEGTWKWVGRGVALALLLGIGGFALRFEEAAAGRPASTAAHAQPWEEAAVAAALQAGQPVFIDFTADWCLTCKFNERTVLAREDVRAAFARHQVAFFVADWTRRDARISAQLAAHGRAGVPMYLVISPSAPAQPEVLPELLTQDLVIQAVERAAGHRRDAT from the coding sequence ATGACGCGGCGGTGTCGAGCGATGTGGGCTGGGGTGCTCCTGTGGGCAGGCAGCGCGGTGGCGTGGGCGGAGCTGCCCGCCTCGGCCGTGCGCAGCGGTGCGCCCGACGAGGGCGAGCCCCGGGTCGAGGCGGCGCTGCTGGTGGATGCCACCCAGGTGAAGCCGGGGGACGCGTTCCGGGTGGGCGTGCGCTTCCGGATGGACCCGGACTGGCACATCTACTGGAAGAACCCCGGGGACTCGGGGCTGTCCACCGAGGTGTCGTGGGACACGCCGGGCACCACCGTGGGCGAGCTGCGCTGGCCCTTCCCCGCCACCTTCCGCACCCCGGACAACTTCATCATCACCCATGGGTACCACCACGAGGTGATTCTCTTCGCGGAGGCGCGCGCCTCGGCCCAGGCGGAAGGGGCCCTCACGCTGTCGGCCGCGGTGGATGCGCTGGTGTGCGCCGAGCGGTGCATCCCCGCGGAGATGGTGCTCTCGCGCTCGGTGCCCGTGGGGCCCGAGACGCTGCGGGACGTGGAGGCCACGGCCGCCTTCGATGCCTTCCAGGCCCAGGTGCCGCTCGGGGAGGAGGCCGCGGTCCACACCGCCTCGCTCACCCTGGATGCGCCCACGCTTCAGGCCGGGCAGCCCTTCACGGGCACCCTCACCGTCGCGGCGCGCGAGGGCCAGGGGCCCGTGCCCGGCGTGGAGGGGGACTTCTTCGTCTCCGAGCGCCTGCCGGGCATCGCCAAGGTGGCCCTCACCCAGCAGGCCCCGGGCCGGTACCGCCTGGAGGGCAAGGCCGAGCCGGGCGAGCCTCCCGCCGAGGCCCCCCGGCTCCAGGGCGTGCTGCGGCTGGGCACCGCCCAGGCGGGGTTCCAGTCCCTGGAGGTGAACCTGGCGATGGCGCCGGTGGTGCCCGCCCCCCCGGGGGCCGTGGCCGCGGCGCCCGCGCCCGCGCCGGCCTTCCCGAAGCCGGGGGCCGCGCCGGTGGCGGCCGCGCCGGCCGAGTCCCCGCTGTCCCTGGGCGTGGCGCTGCTGTTCGCCTTCCTGGGCGGGGCCATCCTCAACCTCATGCCGTGCGTGTTCCCGGTGCTGGCGCTCAAGGCGTATGGCTTCACGCGCCTGGTGCAGGAGGACCGCCGGCACGTGGGCATGCACGCCCTGGCGTACACGGGCGGCATCGTCGGCTCGATGGGCGTGCTGGCCGCGGTGGTGCTGGCGGTGCGCGCCGGTGGGGCTAGCGTGGGCTGGGGCTTCCAGTTCCAGGAGCCGCTCTTCGTCGCCGGGGTGAGCGCGGTGCTGGTGGCGTTCGCGCTCAACCTCTTTGGCGTCTACCACCTGGGCGCGGATGGCACGGCGATCGCGGGCAAGGTGGATGCGACGAGCGGCCTGGCGCGCAGCGCGGGCGAGGGCGTGCTGGCGGTGGTGCTCGCCACGCCGTGCTCGGCGCCCCTGCTCGGCACGGCGGTGGGGTTCGCCTTCGCGGCGGGGCCGCTCACGGTGGTGGCCACCTTCGTCGCGCTGGGGCTCGGGCTGGCGCTGCCCTTCTGCGTGCTGGTGATGGTGCCGGGGCTGGCCAAGCGGCTGCCGAAGCCGGGCGCGTGGATGGAGGTGGGCAAGCAGCTCCTGGGCTTCGCGCTGCTGGGCACCACGGTGTGGCTCCTGTGGGTGATGGGGGGCCTGGCCGGGGTGGACGGCATGGCGCGGCTGCTCGCGTTCCTCGTGGCGGTGGCGCTGGGCGCGTGGCTGTACGGGCGCTCGCAGTTCACGGAGGGCACGTGGAAGTGGGTGGGGCGCGGCGTGGCGCTGGCCTTGCTGCTGGGCATCGGCGGCTTCGCGCTGCGCTTCGAGGAGGCGGCCGCTGGGCGCCCGGCCTCCACGGCGGCGCATGCGCAGCCCTGGGAGGAGGCCGCGGTGGCCGCGGCGCTCCAGGCCGGCCAGCCCGTCTTCATCGACTTCACCGCCGACTGGTGCCTGACCTGCAAGTTCAACGAGCGCACGGTGCTGGCGCGTGAGGACGTGCGCGCTGCCTTCGCGCGGCACCAGGTGGCCTTCTTCGTGGCGGACTGGACGCGCCGGGATGCGCGCATCTCGGCCCAGCTGGCCGCGCATGGCCGGGCCGGCGTGCCCATGTACCTGGTCATCAGCCCCTCGGCGCCGGCCCAGCCGGAGGTTCTTCCGGAATTGCTCACGCAGGACCTTGTTATCCAGGCCGTGGAGCGTGCGGCCGGACATCGCCGTGATGCGACATGA
- a CDS encoding vWA domain-containing protein, whose translation MKQMAWAMERDGEQGKEVLLLVTLEAEESTPRAPVAVNLLIDRSASMRGAPLVAAIDAAQSLVAQAGPRDYIGLLAFDGVPEQLLPVRAMEPDAKTELSERLSSLETGSGTALHEAVELGASSLHRVLIPGARRKLLLLTDGEPSVGPAAVADFKTLGAKVADSSVTLHALGLGRHYIPEILEALSAPSGTGFAHADDAEALPTTVAAMVTELFGEVASDARIHVLPSGFSELRCRHRYSTRLEGDAMSVLLGAVSQACLRRALFTGRLAAADWNFALTASYVENGDTRRPSIPLIRVTSDSVQGRRVSAVSTELDLVAAEGAAWKSLSRRDVEAAGRALAQAEASLRELVRLNVEDVPARRHLERLADLRLAVERRVAELPALLVRRAKAEGARTSVSQVMRLPAYPKKKVEH comes from the coding sequence ATGAAGCAGATGGCCTGGGCGATGGAGCGGGACGGCGAGCAGGGCAAGGAGGTCCTCTTGCTGGTCACCCTGGAGGCCGAGGAGAGCACCCCCCGCGCCCCCGTCGCCGTGAACCTCCTCATCGATCGCAGCGCCTCCATGCGCGGTGCCCCCCTGGTGGCCGCCATCGACGCGGCCCAGTCGCTCGTGGCCCAGGCCGGGCCGCGCGACTACATTGGCCTGCTCGCCTTCGACGGCGTCCCCGAGCAGCTCCTGCCCGTGCGCGCCATGGAGCCCGATGCCAAGACGGAGCTGTCCGAGCGGCTCTCCTCGCTGGAGACGGGCTCGGGCACCGCGCTCCACGAGGCCGTGGAGCTGGGCGCCTCCTCGCTCCACCGCGTGCTCATCCCCGGCGCGCGCCGCAAGCTGCTGCTGCTCACCGACGGCGAGCCCTCCGTGGGCCCCGCCGCCGTGGCGGACTTCAAGACGCTGGGCGCCAAGGTGGCCGACTCCAGCGTCACCCTCCACGCGCTCGGCCTGGGGCGCCACTACATCCCGGAGATTCTCGAGGCGCTCAGCGCCCCGTCCGGCACCGGGTTTGCCCACGCGGATGACGCCGAGGCGCTGCCCACCACCGTGGCCGCCATGGTGACCGAGCTCTTCGGCGAGGTGGCCTCGGATGCGCGCATCCACGTGCTGCCCTCGGGCTTCTCCGAGCTGCGCTGCCGCCACCGCTACTCCACGCGCCTGGAGGGCGATGCCATGAGCGTGCTGCTCGGCGCCGTGTCCCAGGCCTGTCTGCGCCGCGCCCTCTTCACCGGGCGCCTGGCCGCGGCCGACTGGAACTTCGCCCTGACCGCCTCCTATGTGGAGAACGGCGACACGCGCAGGCCCTCCATCCCCCTCATTCGCGTCACCTCCGACAGCGTGCAGGGAAGGCGGGTGAGCGCGGTGAGCACGGAGTTGGATCTCGTGGCCGCCGAGGGAGCCGCCTGGAAGTCGCTCTCCCGGCGCGATGTGGAGGCCGCCGGGCGGGCCCTGGCCCAGGCGGAGGCCTCCCTGCGCGAGCTGGTCCGGCTCAACGTGGAGGATGTGCCCGCCCGCCGCCACCTGGAGCGGCTGGCCGACCTGCGCCTGGCCGTGGAGCGCCGCGTGGCGGAGCTGCCCGCGCTCCTGGTGCGCCGCGCCAAGGCCGAGGGCGCCCGCACCTCCGTCAGCCAGGTCATGCGCCTGCCCGCCTACCCCAAGAAGAAGGTGGAGCACTGA
- a CDS encoding DUF4276 family protein translates to MKVLVYVEGPGDRVSLEKLFRDVLKQGRQSKVSITFHPKEGKDWILRHLGKTAASHLKGSPDDYIFALPDLYPMAKYARTPEAHHSFEELRKMLWERFNMEAEQLGLPEAARSHYRIHCLKHDLEVLLLGAPDILRQRLKTDEGIEKNWRKPPEEQNDQRPPKRVVEHLFMKYRKQGYIETTDAPWILERAAARDLCGACPQNFKPLFQELERLSLGELLD, encoded by the coding sequence GTGAAGGTGCTCGTTTATGTGGAGGGTCCCGGCGATCGTGTCTCCTTGGAGAAGCTCTTTCGCGACGTCCTCAAGCAGGGACGGCAGTCGAAGGTCAGCATCACCTTCCATCCCAAAGAGGGGAAGGACTGGATCCTGCGGCATTTGGGCAAGACCGCTGCAAGTCACCTCAAGGGCAGTCCAGACGATTACATCTTTGCCCTGCCTGACCTGTATCCCATGGCCAAGTACGCCCGCACGCCAGAGGCGCATCATTCCTTTGAGGAACTTCGGAAGATGCTTTGGGAGCGCTTCAACATGGAGGCTGAGCAGCTTGGACTTCCTGAAGCGGCGCGCTCCCACTACAGAATTCACTGCCTCAAGCATGACCTGGAAGTGCTTCTGCTCGGCGCACCGGACATCCTGAGGCAGCGGCTCAAGACGGACGAGGGCATCGAGAAGAACTGGCGAAAGCCTCCCGAGGAGCAGAACGATCAGCGTCCGCCCAAACGCGTGGTGGAGCACTTGTTCATGAAGTACCGCAAGCAGGGGTACATCGAGACCACGGATGCCCCCTGGATTCTGGAGCGGGCTGCGGCCCGCGACCTGTGCGGCGCGTGTCCCCAGAACTTCAAGCCGCTCTTTCAAGAGTTGGAGCGGCTCTCTCTCGGAGAGCTCCTCGACTAA
- a CDS encoding AAA family ATPase, which yields MATQSSGDDEREVERQLVVEVLEHLRQHHASPQIGAFRARHATVLDALDNLVDENSLRAIEDWYLPTVDGLLKYAAAEAKPEFEAFDRLLPAFKAAYQREPSKRWDLEELSAFAQMKTGEVARVLWLFILPLGIASGYVNLNAYGSVQDIAFNSSVIGIQPFNIAARLHERLESEGVLRLTELRVNGYRALEGFEALLNPLTVIIGANASGKSSVFDLLAFVSFAAVNPLPPEIDPRSAGRTLFHVGSPERIEWTLRVERDAKRLLHYHVNLRGPVGASTVASEKLSSLSAMAGGEPQESFTFLEFKGGKGSVSSPKVHSPHRWSLQRNELALRRALDPNWVTLNAFREYLASWKFYAGFDVGMASSIRRPVPTEPEPVLKEDGSNLSAVLAFLQVEHRDRWDELETHLRSAIPTFQSLSVKFRGGPGMTIGGWREEGIQGELTLADLSDGTLKFLCWATLCLSPRKPPLICMDEPELGLHPRVLPVLAGLMRQASAESQLLIATHSPYFLSQFGLDEIAVMKKVEGRAVFARPASNEALRQEIEELGSGELARLHISDELEVRS from the coding sequence ATGGCGACCCAATCATCCGGCGATGACGAGAGAGAAGTCGAGCGGCAGCTCGTCGTGGAGGTGCTGGAGCATTTGAGGCAGCACCATGCGTCTCCTCAGATTGGTGCGTTTCGCGCCCGTCATGCAACGGTGCTGGATGCGCTCGACAACCTAGTAGATGAAAATAGCCTGCGTGCCATAGAAGACTGGTACTTGCCCACAGTGGACGGTCTCCTGAAGTATGCAGCCGCTGAGGCCAAACCTGAGTTCGAGGCTTTTGACCGCCTTCTGCCTGCATTCAAAGCCGCTTACCAGCGCGAGCCCAGCAAGAGATGGGACCTAGAAGAGTTGAGCGCTTTTGCCCAGATGAAGACCGGAGAGGTTGCCCGGGTGCTTTGGCTCTTCATTCTTCCGCTTGGTATTGCATCCGGCTACGTCAATCTTAACGCATATGGCTCCGTCCAGGACATCGCCTTCAATTCTAGCGTGATCGGCATACAGCCCTTCAATATCGCGGCCCGGCTTCATGAGCGGCTTGAGTCAGAAGGTGTCCTTCGGTTGACGGAACTTAGGGTGAATGGATACCGGGCGCTCGAAGGATTTGAAGCCCTGCTCAATCCACTGACAGTTATCATTGGTGCGAATGCTTCAGGGAAGTCATCGGTCTTTGACCTGCTGGCGTTCGTTTCCTTCGCAGCCGTCAATCCTCTGCCTCCCGAGATCGATCCGCGAAGTGCAGGCAGGACTCTGTTTCATGTGGGCTCGCCTGAGCGCATCGAATGGACGCTTCGGGTAGAGCGGGATGCCAAGAGGCTGCTTCACTACCATGTCAACCTGCGTGGCCCCGTAGGCGCATCAACCGTTGCATCCGAGAAGCTCAGTTCTCTCAGCGCCATGGCCGGTGGCGAACCGCAGGAGTCCTTCACGTTTCTGGAGTTCAAGGGCGGAAAGGGAAGTGTCAGCAGTCCGAAGGTGCATTCACCTCATCGGTGGTCGCTGCAAAGGAACGAGTTGGCGCTCCGGCGGGCCTTGGATCCGAACTGGGTGACGCTCAATGCGTTCCGGGAGTATCTCGCGAGCTGGAAGTTCTACGCAGGCTTTGACGTGGGCATGGCGTCCAGTATCCGTCGGCCTGTTCCCACCGAGCCGGAGCCTGTGTTGAAGGAGGATGGCTCCAATCTGAGCGCGGTACTGGCGTTTCTTCAGGTAGAACACCGGGATCGCTGGGATGAGCTGGAGACCCATCTCCGGTCCGCCATCCCCACGTTCCAGTCCTTGAGTGTCAAGTTCAGGGGGGGACCTGGCATGACCATCGGAGGGTGGAGGGAAGAGGGGATTCAAGGAGAGTTGACGCTGGCGGACCTGTCGGACGGGACGCTCAAGTTCCTGTGCTGGGCCACGTTGTGCCTGTCGCCCCGGAAGCCGCCGTTGATCTGCATGGATGAGCCCGAGCTGGGACTCCATCCCCGGGTGTTGCCGGTGCTCGCGGGGTTGATGCGTCAGGCGTCGGCGGAGTCCCAGCTCCTCATCGCCACGCACTCCCCCTACTTTCTCAGCCAGTTCGGTCTGGACGAGATCGCCGTGATGAAGAAGGTGGAGGGGCGTGCGGTGTTTGCACGGCCTGCTTCCAATGAGGCGCTTCGGCAGGAGATCGAGGAACTGGGAAGTGGAGAGTTGGCGCGGCTTCACATTAGCGACGAGCTTGAGGTTCGCTCGTGA
- a CDS encoding (Fe-S)-binding protein: protein MSPIITGLLLAVALSVFVMTMAGRTGVLLAMKGENRLDNIPFRAMQLLRFGLGQKRMVDPEEFTPGLMHIFIYAAFMVLAVRTLMLFAMGFSTTALTVLTDLSDPFWVDQPLLLGLYKVYLVVKDVVATLALLGVGYFVFFRAKVKPDRVTPSWEAYLILGFIGALMVTEFLFGGSHMVAQDGGFVWWEPTTSVFGLAMMALGPTAAHVLGLAGFWIHLTIILAFLNFLPLGKHFHIITGLPNVFFQRTHANGKLGTPNLEKEEFGTATVKDLTWKQGLDLYSCTECGRCQTHCPTYITGKPLTHKGVNQDLKHWIWDHERWVEEGYGPNGVKEALPEIIGSALKAETVWACTSCGWCETACPVFIENIPRLIDMRRYQVQVKAEFPPEIQRVFEGIERQGNPWGLGQDRRDEWAEDLALPTWGDGGGPYEYLFFVGCAGSYDDKQKKVSRALVKILREAGVSFATLSKQEVCNGESARRMGNEYLYQTMAKTNVETWNGLGVKAVITQCPHCFNTIKNEYPEFGGDYRVINHTQLINDLLNEKRIRLSQVMNSKLTYHDPCYLGRHNGVYDAPREVLKAIPGLEVVEMQRSKREGFCCGAGGGRMWMEEHIGTRINHNRVNEVALTLQHATDASTPYPDATDKKKPGQVGDYKEKGGTGVVAVACPFCSTMLKDAVNDTGREENIQVKDITELVADAMETRRSPATVSPSATVSPKPE, encoded by the coding sequence ATGAGTCCCATCATCACAGGTTTGCTCCTCGCGGTAGCTCTCTCCGTCTTCGTCATGACCATGGCGGGCCGTACCGGCGTCCTGCTCGCGATGAAGGGGGAGAACCGGCTGGACAACATCCCCTTCCGCGCCATGCAGCTGCTCCGCTTCGGCCTGGGCCAGAAGCGCATGGTGGATCCGGAGGAGTTCACGCCGGGCTTGATGCACATCTTCATCTACGCGGCGTTCATGGTGCTGGCGGTGCGCACCCTGATGCTGTTCGCCATGGGCTTCAGCACCACGGCGCTGACGGTGCTCACGGACCTGTCGGATCCGTTCTGGGTGGACCAGCCCCTGCTGCTGGGGCTCTACAAGGTCTACCTGGTGGTGAAGGACGTGGTGGCGACGCTGGCGTTGCTGGGCGTGGGCTACTTCGTCTTCTTCCGCGCCAAGGTGAAGCCGGACCGGGTGACGCCCTCGTGGGAGGCCTACCTCATCCTGGGCTTCATCGGCGCGCTGATGGTGACGGAGTTCCTCTTCGGCGGCAGCCACATGGTGGCCCAGGACGGCGGCTTCGTGTGGTGGGAGCCCACCACGAGCGTGTTCGGCCTGGCCATGATGGCGCTGGGCCCCACGGCCGCGCACGTGCTGGGCCTGGCCGGGTTCTGGATTCACCTGACCATCATCCTGGCGTTCCTGAACTTCCTGCCCCTGGGCAAGCACTTCCACATCATCACCGGCCTGCCCAACGTCTTCTTCCAGCGCACCCACGCCAACGGCAAGCTGGGCACGCCCAACCTGGAGAAGGAGGAGTTCGGCACCGCCACGGTGAAGGACCTCACCTGGAAGCAGGGCCTGGACTTGTACTCCTGCACCGAGTGCGGCCGCTGCCAGACGCACTGCCCCACGTACATCACCGGCAAGCCGCTCACGCACAAGGGCGTCAACCAGGACCTCAAGCACTGGATCTGGGACCACGAGCGCTGGGTGGAAGAGGGCTATGGCCCCAACGGCGTGAAGGAGGCCCTGCCGGAAATCATCGGCAGCGCGCTGAAGGCCGAGACGGTGTGGGCGTGCACGAGCTGCGGCTGGTGCGAGACGGCCTGCCCGGTGTTCATCGAGAACATCCCGCGCCTCATCGACATGCGCCGCTACCAGGTGCAGGTGAAGGCGGAGTTCCCGCCGGAAATCCAGCGCGTCTTCGAGGGCATCGAGCGCCAGGGCAACCCCTGGGGCCTGGGCCAGGACCGGCGCGACGAGTGGGCGGAGGACCTGGCGCTGCCCACCTGGGGCGACGGCGGCGGCCCGTACGAGTACCTGTTCTTCGTGGGCTGCGCGGGCAGCTACGACGACAAGCAGAAGAAGGTGAGCCGCGCGCTGGTGAAGATTCTGCGCGAGGCCGGGGTGAGCTTCGCCACGCTGTCCAAGCAGGAAGTGTGCAACGGCGAGTCCGCGCGCCGCATGGGCAACGAGTACCTGTACCAGACGATGGCGAAGACGAACGTGGAGACGTGGAACGGGCTGGGGGTGAAGGCGGTGATTACCCAGTGCCCGCACTGCTTCAACACCATCAAGAACGAGTACCCGGAGTTCGGCGGGGACTACCGCGTCATCAACCACACGCAGCTCATCAATGACTTGCTCAACGAGAAGCGCATCAGGCTCTCGCAGGTGATGAACTCGAAGCTCACCTACCACGACCCTTGCTACCTGGGCCGCCACAACGGCGTGTACGACGCGCCGCGCGAGGTGCTCAAGGCCATCCCGGGTCTGGAAGTGGTGGAGATGCAGCGCAGCAAGCGCGAGGGCTTCTGCTGCGGCGCCGGTGGCGGCCGCATGTGGATGGAGGAGCACATCGGCACGCGCATCAACCACAACCGCGTCAACGAGGTGGCGCTCACGCTGCAGCACGCCACGGACGCCTCCACGCCGTACCCGGACGCCACGGACAAGAAGAAGCCGGGCCAGGTGGGTGACTACAAGGAGAAGGGCGGCACGGGCGTGGTGGCCGTGGCCTGCCCCTTCTGCTCCACGATGCTCAAGGACGCGGTGAACGACACCGGCCGCGAGGAGAACATCCAGGTGAAGGACATCACCGAGCTGGTGGCCGACGCCATGGAGACGCGGCGGAGCCCCGCCACGGTGTCGCCCAGCGCCACGGTGAGCCCCAAGCCCGAGTAG
- a CDS encoding dihydrofolate reductase family protein — translation MRKLKYHVATTADGLISRRDGSFDFFPTEGGHIPEFIEAMQGYGAVLMGRKTYEVGLKLGVADPYPHLDSYVFSRTMKESPHPRVKLVAGEPAATVRTLKAQEGKDLWLCGGGELASGLFAEGLVDEVLLKLNPVLLGEGTPLVSVLKAPTRLELLSTKVYRGGVVLLHYQVQR, via the coding sequence ATGCGCAAGCTCAAGTACCATGTGGCCACCACCGCCGATGGGCTCATCTCCCGGCGGGATGGGTCCTTCGATTTCTTCCCCACCGAGGGCGGCCACATCCCCGAGTTCATCGAGGCGATGCAGGGCTACGGCGCCGTGCTGATGGGGCGAAAGACCTACGAGGTGGGCCTGAAGCTGGGCGTGGCCGACCCCTATCCCCACCTGGACAGCTACGTCTTCTCGCGCACGATGAAGGAGAGCCCCCACCCCCGGGTGAAGCTCGTCGCGGGCGAGCCCGCCGCCACGGTCCGGACGCTGAAGGCGCAGGAGGGAAAGGATCTCTGGCTGTGCGGCGGCGGAGAGCTCGCCTCGGGGCTGTTCGCCGAGGGGCTCGTCGACGAGGTGCTCCTCAAGCTCAACCCCGTGCTGCTGGGCGAGGGCACCCCGCTCGTCTCCGTGCTGAAGGCGCCCACGCGGCTGGAGCTGCTGTCCACCAAGGTGTACCGCGGGGGCGTGGTGCTGCTGCACTACCAGGTGCAGCGCTAA
- a CDS encoding ankyrin repeat domain-containing protein yields the protein MSLFDAVSAGEVARVQALLAGGEDPNLLGERGRTPLMVAAQAGHVEVVRVLLAAGAEPFLTDELGEPALLIAAAHGQAKVCELLLPHASEDERDLARRLLRDCGRPAGELPPGPPDEGPGPSDSRRKLASVGAYVANKLGDDGPTKRLARLFRSEKGRK from the coding sequence ATGTCCCTGTTCGATGCCGTGAGCGCGGGTGAGGTGGCCCGCGTACAAGCGCTGCTGGCCGGCGGAGAGGACCCCAACCTCCTCGGGGAGCGGGGCCGCACCCCGCTCATGGTGGCCGCGCAGGCCGGGCACGTGGAGGTGGTCCGGGTGCTGCTGGCGGCGGGCGCCGAGCCCTTCCTCACGGATGAGCTGGGCGAGCCGGCGCTGCTCATCGCCGCGGCCCATGGCCAGGCCAAAGTGTGTGAGCTGCTGCTGCCCCACGCGAGCGAGGATGAGCGCGATCTGGCGCGGCGCCTGCTGCGCGACTGCGGCCGGCCCGCCGGGGAGCTGCCCCCGGGGCCCCCGGACGAGGGCCCTGGGCCCAGCGACTCGCGCCGCAAGCTCGCCTCGGTGGGCGCGTACGTGGCGAACAAGCTGGGCGATGACGGGCCCACGAAGCGGCTGGCGCGCCTGTTCCGCTCGGAGAAGGGGCGCAAGTAG
- a CDS encoding TolB family protein — protein MTQLGWKAGALVLALGLTACENLEFGDGGGGGGGGSVLFSRGFVFVREDRNLYVVDDRGDANDPQRLTTGGGVSHPSVDRSGRLAVFVQQTSDFSSEIRTVPTAGTGAPSTVIASGDTACRTCTQFRYPTFSPDGRVIVFSFNDGSGALSLGRVNVDGSGFQELTPNTSVSFGAPSFYPDGLSVLVPAGFNSGYLNQLKRVTLANGVIANIADNLNNEVVNRAVVSPDGTQVVFDGGPVSGSRIYVASLRPSFGVPSRLSDHPGEPRAQDTYPSWMSNSQIGFLSNAGNTQSIYRITVGAVAGAGTFLIPTAAEPSYGGL, from the coding sequence ATGACGCAACTTGGATGGAAGGCCGGCGCGCTGGTGCTCGCGCTGGGACTGACGGCGTGCGAGAACCTCGAGTTCGGGGACGGCGGCGGCGGTGGCGGCGGCGGCAGCGTGCTGTTCAGCCGCGGCTTCGTCTTCGTGCGCGAGGACCGCAACCTCTACGTGGTGGATGACCGGGGCGATGCGAACGATCCCCAGCGGCTCACCACCGGGGGCGGCGTCTCCCACCCCTCGGTGGACCGCTCCGGCCGCCTCGCGGTCTTCGTGCAGCAGACCTCGGACTTCTCCTCCGAGATTCGCACGGTGCCCACGGCCGGCACGGGCGCGCCCTCCACGGTCATCGCCTCGGGGGACACGGCGTGCCGCACCTGCACCCAGTTCCGCTACCCCACCTTCAGCCCGGACGGCCGGGTCATCGTGTTCTCGTTCAATGATGGCTCGGGCGCGCTGTCGCTCGGCCGGGTGAACGTGGATGGCAGTGGCTTCCAGGAGCTCACCCCCAACACCTCCGTGTCCTTCGGGGCGCCGTCCTTCTACCCGGACGGGCTGAGCGTGCTGGTGCCCGCGGGCTTCAACAGCGGCTACCTCAACCAGCTCAAGCGCGTCACCCTGGCCAACGGCGTGATCGCCAACATCGCCGACAACCTCAACAACGAGGTGGTGAACCGCGCGGTGGTGTCGCCGGATGGCACCCAGGTGGTGTTCGATGGCGGCCCCGTGTCGGGCTCCCGCATCTACGTGGCCTCGCTGCGCCCCTCCTTCGGGGTGCCCAGCCGCCTGTCGGACCACCCGGGCGAGCCCCGCGCGCAGGACACCTACCCCAGCTGGATGAGCAACAGCCAGATTGGCTTCCTCTCCAACGCGGGCAACACCCAGAGCATCTACCGCATCACCGTGGGGGCCGTGGCCGGCGCGGGCACGTTCCTCATCCCCACGGCCGCCGAGCCCTCGTACGGGGGGCTCTGA